The following are from one region of the Pseudazoarcus pumilus genome:
- a CDS encoding YcjF family protein yields the protein MASQDLRNWTVYARRLKSALLDPTVDQAELEETLRQARERAPIPVVWLLGKTQAGKTSIIRALTGSDSAEIGNGYQPCTRTARLYDFPEAAPVVRFLDTRGLGEIAYDPEEDIRYCESHANLVLAVMKIADFEQQAVADVLRAVRRRHPDWPVLLVLTGLHELYVPGGEHVLPYPFDDESGIGALPDDLQRALVRQCEVLDSLAGRGAKAWVAVDLTQPEDGYTPQHYGIEPLWRAIEEVSALGLERQLRGDESVRDVYARSAHQQIVGHAVTAAALGALPVVDLVTVSGVQAKLLHALSNLYDQSWDRRTTTEFVSLLGAGVATGLVARMVGKSVVKFIPGFGQSVGAVWGASTSGAATYALGKAAVYFFAQRNAGVRVEAGNLRKVYAEALDSGAAMLRERFGRTRK from the coding sequence ATGGCTTCGCAGGATCTCAGGAACTGGACGGTGTACGCCAGGCGGCTGAAGTCGGCCCTGCTCGATCCGACGGTCGACCAGGCGGAACTCGAAGAGACCCTGCGACAGGCGCGCGAGCGCGCGCCCATCCCGGTAGTGTGGCTGCTGGGCAAGACGCAGGCGGGCAAGACCTCCATCATCCGTGCGCTGACCGGCAGCGACAGCGCCGAGATCGGCAACGGATATCAGCCCTGCACGCGCACCGCGCGCCTCTACGACTTCCCCGAGGCCGCGCCCGTGGTGCGCTTTCTCGATACCCGCGGTCTGGGCGAGATTGCCTACGATCCGGAAGAGGACATCCGCTACTGCGAGTCGCACGCCAATCTGGTGCTGGCGGTGATGAAGATCGCGGACTTCGAGCAGCAGGCGGTGGCCGACGTACTGCGCGCGGTGCGGCGACGGCATCCGGACTGGCCGGTGCTGCTGGTACTGACGGGCCTGCACGAGTTGTACGTGCCCGGCGGCGAGCATGTCCTGCCCTATCCCTTCGACGATGAATCGGGCATCGGCGCGCTGCCCGACGACTTGCAGCGCGCCCTCGTGCGCCAGTGCGAGGTGCTCGACAGCCTTGCCGGTCGCGGGGCGAAGGCCTGGGTTGCGGTCGATCTGACCCAGCCCGAGGATGGCTACACGCCGCAGCACTATGGTATCGAGCCCTTGTGGCGCGCCATCGAAGAGGTGTCCGCGCTGGGACTGGAGCGCCAGCTGCGCGGCGACGAGAGCGTGCGCGACGTGTACGCGCGCAGCGCACACCAGCAGATTGTCGGCCATGCGGTGACGGCGGCGGCCCTGGGCGCCTTGCCGGTGGTCGATCTGGTGACGGTCTCGGGGGTACAGGCCAAGCTTCTGCATGCGTTGTCGAACCTCTACGACCAGTCCTGGGATCGACGCACCACGACCGAGTTCGTCAGCCTGCTCGGTGCCGGGGTGGCGACCGGGCTGGTCGCGCGCATGGTGGGCAAAAGCGTGGTCAAGTTCATCCCCGGCTTCGGCCAGAGCGTGGGCGCGGTATGGGGCGCGAGCACCAGCGGCGCGGCAACCTACGCCCTGGGCAAGGCAGCGGTGTATTTCTTCGCGCAGCGCAATGCCGGCGTCCGCGTCGAGGCCGGCAACCTGCGCAAGGTCTATGCCGAGGCCCTCGACAGCGGGGCGGCGATGCTGCGCGAACGCTTCGGTCGCACACGCAAATGA